A genomic region of Manihot esculenta cultivar AM560-2 chromosome 15, M.esculenta_v8, whole genome shotgun sequence contains the following coding sequences:
- the LOC110602247 gene encoding probable serine/threonine-protein kinase WNK9, giving the protein MNSPASLKPDSDEFVEIDPTGRYGRYNEILGKGASKTVYKAFDEYEGIEVAWNQVKLYDFLQSPEDLERLYCEIHLLKTLKHENIMKFYTSWVDAANRNINFVTEMFTSGTLRQYRLKHKRVNIRAVKHWCRQILKGLLYLHSHNPPIIHRDLKCDNIFVNGNQGEVKIGDLGLAAILKKSYAARCVGTPEFMAPEVYEEEYNELVDIYSFGMCVLEMVTFEYPYSECNHPAQIYKKVISGKRPDALYKIKDPEVRQFVDKCLATVSSRLSARELLEDPFLQIDDYGYDLRYLDYQGDSNKTVALVRQPYYGINHTNNSLTNGYAHYLGYDPENELEYHNVEYEPSDIDLFSCQEDEHLENVTTIKGRRREDDGIFLRLRIADEEGRIRNIYFPFDIEVDTALSVAAEMASELDITDQDVLKIADMIDGEITSLVPEWKRRQEKEETQQCTNANFCQNCASHSYMLDYVSSNIPGAKNLQVLQCSKHGCANVHGRFEEITYQVEGPEKCSSTDCAPVESSQSNGINYTDIWAQRDAPESSSEGSREIHCDDEGNDAVDQLLLEKEETVINMGSICESNRTICISSSSSAAYAHWDDYENEIRKELRWLKAKYQMQLRDLRDQQLRVKDDQDHKIHNGVHVPSTLAKVKREKYKPSLKSLPSERHLSSTFLTDAEKRCANSEYQLVQSFEAINREHSPEQTVTAKSFYAGDLLPYPLHRATSLPVDALDV; this is encoded by the exons ATGAACAGTCCTGCAAGCCTTAAGCCAGATTCTGACGAGTTTGTTGAAATTGATCCTACTGGGAGATATGGAAGA TACAATGAAATTCTTGGAAAAGGAGCTTCAAAGACAGT TTATAAAGCCTTTGATGAGTATGAAGGAATTGAGGTGGCTTGGAATCAGGTGAAGCTCTATGATTTCCTCCAAAGTCCTgaagatcttgagaggctctaCTGTGAAATTCATCTGTTGAAGACCTTGAAACATGAGAATATCATGAAATTCTACACTTCTTGGGTTGATGCAGCTAACAGAAACATCAACTTTGTCACTGAGATGTTCACCTCTGGTACTCTCAGACA GTATAGGTTAAAACACAAGAGAGTAAATATTAGAGCTGTGAAGCATTGGTGTAGGCAGATATTGAAGGGGCTTCTCTATCTCCATAGCCATAACCCTCCTATAATCCACAGAGATCTCAAGTGTGATAACATTTTTGTTAATGGCAACCAAGGAGAAGTCAAGATTGGTGATCTTGGGCTCGCCGCAATTCTTAAAAAGTCCTATGCTGCTCGTTGCGTTG GAACGCCAGAGTTCATGGCTCCGGAGGTGTATGAAGAGGAATACAATGAATTAGTTGACATATATTCCTTTGGGATGTGTGTTTTGGAGATGGTTACCTTCGAGTATCCATATAGTGAATGCAACCATCCTGCTCAGATATACAAGAAAGTTATATCT GGGAAAAGACCAGATGCTTTGTACAAAATAAAGGACCCTGAGGTGCGACAATTTGTTGACAAATGTCTAGCAACCGTGTCAAGCAGACTCTCTGCCAGAGAACTTCTGGAGGACCCTTTTCTCCAAATTGATGATTATGGATATGATTTGAGGTACTTAGATTACCAGGGTGATTCAAATAAAACAGTTGCTCTAGTAAGACAACCTTACTATGGAATTAATCACACTAACAACTCTTTGACTAATGGTTATGCCCATTATCTTGGTTATGATCCTGAGAATGAACTGGAATACCATAATGTTGAATATGAACCAAGTGACATTGAtctcttctcttgtcaagaagATGAACATCTTGAAAATGTTACTACAATCAAAGGTAGAAGGAGAGAGGATGACGGCATCTTCTTAAGGCTCAGAATTGCAGATGAAGAAG GTCGCATTCGAAACATCTACTTCCCATTTGACATTGAGGTTGACACTGCTCTTAGTGTTGCAGCTGAGATGGCTTCTGAGCTTGATATTACTGACCAAGATGTATTGAAGATAGCAGATATGATTGATGGTGAAATTACAAGCTTGGTACCTGAATGGAAAAGGAGACAGGAGAAAGAGGAAACTCAACAGTGTACAAATGCGAATTTCTGTCAAAATTGCGCTTCTCACAGTTACATGTTGGATTATGTGTCATCAAATATTCCAGGAGCCAAGAACTTGCAGGTTCTTCAGTGTTCTAAGCATGGATGTGCCAATGTACATGGCCGATTTGAGGAGATCACATACCAAGTAGAAGGGCCAGAAAAATGTTCCAGCACTGACTGTGCTCCAGTGGAGTCGAGCCAATCCAATGGCATAAATTATACGGATATCTGGGCCCAGCGAGATGCACCGGAATCAAGTTCAGAAGGATCAAGAGAGATTCATTGCGATGATGAGGGAAATGATGCAGTGGACCAATTACTCCTTGAAAAGGAAGAGACGGTCATAAATATGGGTAGCATTTGTGAATCCAATAGAACAATTTGTATCTCTTCAAGCTCTTCGGCAGCTTATGCTCACTGGGATGATTATGAGAATGAAATTAGGAAAGAACTGAGATGGCTTAAAGCAAAATATCAGATGCAGTTAAGGGACCTGAGAGACCAACAATTGAGAGTCAAGGACGACCAGGatcataaaatacataatgGAGTTCATGTGCCTTCTACTTTGGCTAAAGTAAAGAGAGAGAAATATAAGCCTTCCCTGAAATCTCTTCCCTCGGAGAGGCATCTTAGTTCAACTTTTCTTACGGATGCTGAGAAGAGATGTGCCAACTCAGAATACCAACTAGTCCAAAGTTTTGAGGCGATCAACAGGGAACACAGCCCTGAGCAAACGGTGACTGCTAAGAGTTTCTACGCAGGAGATTTACTTCCATATCCTCTTCACAGGGCAACCTCCCTTCCAGTTGATGCTCTTGATGTTTAA